DNA from Nitrospira sp.:
TGTTCGGAGAGGTAGCCGTAAGTATAGCGGTCGGTCGGAATGGCCAACCCGATCGAGGCGGAGATCAACCGATTGCGTTCATTCGTCTCGGACCTGGCCATGACGCAAAACGTGATTTCACCGGGGTTCAGTAATTTCTCGCCGCGCTTGCGCGGAAGGATTTTACAGTTGGGGGGGAGAATCGACGAGACACTGACGAGGTTGCAATAGGCCACGCCGGCGCTTCGCAGGGCCTGCTCGAACGCAGCCAGCTTTTCCTTGTGCACCCCGACGCCCCTCGTCAAAAACATGTGTGTTGGTACCATGTAGGTCTCCCTCTTCATCCCTCGTCGAAATCACTCCGCCATGACCATTTGAATGATCGTCACGGACCTTGCCTGACGCTTCACCGCGTGGCTCTACGGGCGGAAGTTGTACCAAGTTTACCGGGCATCCGCAATATGGCGGCGGGGTTTTTTTGTGTCGTGGCCGGTTTCGTTCAGGATGGGCGGAGGTTCATGACCAGCAGTTTTGGTTCGGTCATGTCCTCGATGGCATATCGAACCCCTTCACGGCCGATCCCGGAATCCTTCACGCCTCCATAGGGCATGTGATCCGCGCGGAAGGTGGGAATCTCGTTCGCCAAGACGGCGCCGACGTCGAGCTGCTCGAACGCCCGAAAAATGCGTCCGACGTTCTGAGTAAAGATCCCGGCCTGCAATCCGTAGTCCGACTCGTTCACGCTCCGCAACACCGCATCGAACTCGTGGTATGGAGTCACCGTCACCAGCGGACCGAAAACTTCCCGGCAGGACACCTTCATCGTGGCGGTTACCTCGGACAACACCGTCGGCTGTACGACCGATCCGGCCCGCGTACCTCCCGACAGCAGCTGCGCCCCTTGCGTCACGGCTTCTCCGATCCAGCCTTCAATCCGCTCAGCCGCCCCCGAATCGATCAACGGACCGACCACGGTCCGCTCATTGCCCGGATCTCCTGTCTCCAGCCGCCGCACCAGACCCACCAGGTTCTCGGTGAAGGCCGCGGCGACCG
Protein-coding regions in this window:
- a CDS encoding Pyruvoyl-dependent arginine decarboxylase 2; its protein translation is MVPTHMFLTRGVGVHKEKLAAFEQALRSAGVAYCNLVSVSSILPPNCKILPRKRGEKLLNPGEITFCVMARSETNERNRLISASIGLAIPTDRYTYGYLSEHHAYGETDEESGEYTEDLAAQMLATTQGIEFDPDVAWKEREQVFKMGGKIVRTLNITQSAVGRPHRWTCVIALAVFIPTENVPKSLRNQA